TCCGGGCGCACCAAAACGAGCCTGAACCTCACCGGTAAACCGATGGGTGCAGGCTCGAGGATTCAGTGGCGCTTAGGAGGCGCGACGGGCGCGAGCGGCGCGGCGCTTGAGGGCGCGGCGCTCGTCTTCGCTCAGACCGCCCCAGACGCCGGAGTCTTGTCCGGTTTCGAGGGCATACTGCAGGCAAACTTCAGTGACGTTGCATCGAGCACACACCGACTTTGCCTTTTCGATCTGATCCACGGCGGGACCAGTGTTACCAACCGGAAAGAAAAGTTCCGGGTCGGCGGTGAGGCAGGCAGCTTTGTCGCGCCAGTCCATAGAGATGCTCCTTTATTGCGGGGTGCACGGCCGATTGGCCAGAGTTGCGGGTAAGGCCGGTTGCAGGAAAAAGCTCAGTTCTAAACACGCTAGAAAAGCTCACGTCCCTGTGAGCGTCAACCGGACCTCAAATATCGTCCCATAATAGGGGTGTCAAATCAATAGTTTCGAATGGAATATACCTGTGAATCAGCGAGAAGAGCCAGATCAGGACCCCTGGGAGCGCCTGCGAATGCGCCTGCGTTACCTTGCCGGTGCGCCCGGATTGGCCCTTTTTACGGTGCTCTTGGCCCTGGAGGCCGTGGCCTTGTGGCTGCTTGCTGCGTGGCTCATCGTGGAGCTGCTCACCCAGACGCCCGCCTCGCTCGGCGGAGGGCTGGCCATTTTCGGTCTCGCAGCCATTGCCGCCGTGTGGGTGAGCGCCATCACTGTGGGCACCGTTCGGCGACAGCCGTGGATCCGCGGCGGCGCTGTCACCTGGCAGCTCGTGCAGATCATGGTGGCGATCGGGTGTTTTCAGGGTTTCTACGCGCGTCCCGACGTGGGCTGGGCCATTTTGCTGCCCTCACTCGTGGTTCTCGTGCTCGCCTTCACGCCCAAGGTTGTGGCGGCAACAAGTCACGCCGCCGACTAGGTCAGTCGATTCCGAGCTTCTTGCGCAGGCTGGCGACATGCCCCGTGGCCTTCACGTTGTAGAGCGCAAGCTGCACCACACCGGTCTCATCAATCACAATCGTTGAGCGCAGTACCCCGGTGACAACCTTGCCGTAGAGGTTCTTTTCGCCCCACGCCGCGTAGGCGCGGTGCACGTCGAGTGCGGCGTCGCTGAGCAGGGGAAAGTTCACTCCGTCACGCTCCTGAAACTGCTTGAGCTTGGCCGGGGCATCCTTCGAAATGCCGAGAACCTGATATCCGGCCGAGGCGAGCGAGGCGAGGTTGTCACGAAAGTCGCACGCCTCCGTGGTGCAGCCGGGCGTCATCGCGGCCGGGTAGAAATACACCACCACCTTGCGCCCCGCGAAGTCGTCCAACGAAACGGATGCCCCATCCTGGTCGGTCAGCATGAACAGGGGTGCGGTGTCGCCGGCAACGAGCCGTGTGGAGTCGGTCATGACTCCACGCTAGCGGGGTTTGCGATCAACGCCGCTGCACCTCACCCCAGCAGCTCCGGCCGCTTCCATTCGGCACCGTGCACGTGCTGGTCGAGAAACGCGAACACCGTCTCGTACCAGACAACCGCATGCTGAGGCTTGAGCACCCAGTGATTCTCGTCGGGGAAGAACAGAAACTTGTGCACGGTCGAGCCGTCGGGCTCGGCATGATGCTCGGCGAGTTCCGACCACAGGCGCAGGCTTTCGCCGAGGGGAACCCTGTAGTCACGATCACCGTGAATCACGAGCATCGGCGTCACAATGTTCGCCACGCTGTGGTGCGGCGAGCTGTCACTCATGCCCTGCGTCGAGAAAATGCTCTGCCAATAGTGCGAGTTGTCGGTCGTGCCGTTGAACTGGTCCAGCGCCCACAGGCTTGCGTGGCTGACGATGGCCCGAAACCGGTCCGTGTGCCCGGCCACCCAGTTGGCCATGTAGCCCCCAAACGACCCGCCCATCGCGGCGGTCCGGGTCTCGTCGATGTCGACACGCGACTCGGCGGCATCCGTTATGGCCAGCAGGTCGGTGTACGGCTTGGCGCCCCACGCATTCCAGCCGCGGGCGATGAAGTCGAGCCCGTACCCGGTGGAGAGGGCCGGGTCGGGCAGGAGCACCGCGTAGCCGCGCGCCACGGCGAGGAGCGGGCTCCAGCGCCAGCTCCACGCATTCCAGCTGTTCAGCGGGCCACCGTGAATCCACAGCAGCAGCGGAGCAGGGGAGGCGGCCGAAGCGCCCTCAGGGAGCAGGAGCCAGGCTCGCACCGGCGTGCCGTCCTCGGCCAGCGTCTCAACCTCGGTGATCGTGCCCGGAGCGGCAGGCAGGGCGGCCGGGGTGGCCAGGGGCAGCACGGTTCCGGAACGAGAAATTCGAACCGGATGCGCCGGCGCGGTCCACGACGACCGCAGCGCCACGAGATCGCCGGTCGACGCATCGACGGCCACATTCGTGTAGCTGAAGTCATCGGTGGTGATCTGCTGAACGGATGCCCCATCCAGCGGAATGCTGAACACCGGGCCGCGCCCGAGGTGGTCGGCGGTCACGATCAGGGCCGTGTCGTCACGGTCAAAGATCATGCTCGAGGGCCAGCGGTCCCAGCCGGCGGCAATGCGACGTGCGTTGCTGCCGTCACGGTCGGCAACCCAGATCTCCTGGTCGGCTGGGCCGTCCGGCGTGCTGAATGCCACGCGCAGGTAGGCGATCCGGCGTCCATCCCGGCTGACGGTGGGTGCCTCGAAGTGCACCCGGGGTTCGTCGAACAGGGTGGTCTGCAGTCCGGTCTGCACGTCGATCGCCACGAGAATGTGCCGTCCGGAGCGCTGTTCCTGCACGCGCAGGGCCGCAATGAGGGTGCGGCCATCGGGGGTGAGCGCGCTGCCGGCCGTGTCGGCGGCGCGGCCGGCTCCGGGCGTGAGGTCCTGTGGGCGCGGCAGGTCTGTGGGGTAGCTGGCCGGGGCATCCGCTACCGGCGGGGTGAAGGTGGCAACCGCGTCGGAGAGGTCGTGCAGATCGAGCGAGAGCAGATGTGGCTCGGCCGGACCCAGATCGTGGTCCCAGAAGCGCACCGGGTAGGTTTCGTGCAGGATGGCGGCGACCTTTTTGTCGGTGCGCCGGGTGCGGGACTGG
This sequence is a window from Cryobacterium sp. CG_9.6. Protein-coding genes within it:
- the bcp gene encoding thioredoxin-dependent thiol peroxidase, with translation MTDSTRLVAGDTAPLFMLTDQDGASVSLDDFAGRKVVVYFYPAAMTPGCTTEACDFRDNLASLASAGYQVLGISKDAPAKLKQFQERDGVNFPLLSDAALDVHRAYAAWGEKNLYGKVVTGVLRSTIVIDETGVVQLALYNVKATGHVASLRKKLGID
- a CDS encoding WhiB family transcriptional regulator encodes the protein MDWRDKAACLTADPELFFPVGNTGPAVDQIEKAKSVCARCNVTEVCLQYALETGQDSGVWGGLSEDERRALKRRAARARRAS
- a CDS encoding prolyl oligopeptidase family serine peptidase: MTLPSSPTPFTVLDDFIALPRVEGLALSPDGRWAVLTVATLNRDGTSYDRALWSVAADGSGTPTRLTRSATGESGVAFTGSGDVLFVSARPDSAAEKDSDVAQLWLLPAEGGEARAVTRLVGGVAAIAATATESDLVVITAPLLVSAVDLEADAQSRTRRTDKKVAAILHETYPVRFWDHDLGPAEPHLLSLDLHDLSDAVATFTPPVADAPASYPTDLPRPQDLTPGAGRAADTAGSALTPDGRTLIAALRVQEQRSGRHILVAIDVQTGLQTTLFDEPRVHFEAPTVSRDGRRIAYLRVAFSTPDGPADQEIWVADRDGSNARRIAAGWDRWPSSMIFDRDDTALIVTADHLGRGPVFSIPLDGASVQQITTDDFSYTNVAVDASTGDLVALRSSWTAPAHPVRISRSGTVLPLATPAALPAAPGTITEVETLAEDGTPVRAWLLLPEGASAASPAPLLLWIHGGPLNSWNAWSWRWSPLLAVARGYAVLLPDPALSTGYGLDFIARGWNAWGAKPYTDLLAITDAAESRVDIDETRTAAMGGSFGGYMANWVAGHTDRFRAIVSHASLWALDQFNGTTDNSHYWQSIFSTQGMSDSSPHHSVANIVTPMLVIHGDRDYRVPLGESLRLWSELAEHHAEPDGSTVHKFLFFPDENHWVLKPQHAVVWYETVFAFLDQHVHGAEWKRPELLG